In one window of Primulina tabacum isolate GXHZ01 chromosome 8, ASM2559414v2, whole genome shotgun sequence DNA:
- the LOC142554620 gene encoding uncharacterized protein LOC142554620, producing the protein MDKEWIHLPSRLLPEYEEGVQKFLAQAKDYAKTRDVILCPCIRCKNKKYMTFDKVYEHLIFKGFDPSYTIWFFHGETDTSHFEGEGSLEGVQEADDESREAFHLYRDAFVSDEEVGHTTSDARDYEFTDLLEDAETPLFPGCTTYTKLSASVTLYNYKSTNGHTDSSFNELLKFLGDMLPEKTTLPQSVYSMKKLLKPFDLGYEKIHACPNDCCLFRKELKELDSCPKCGSSRWKVDKVTLKVRKGVPEKVLRYFSVIPRFKRMFKSEEMAEDLIWHSNHKSQDHMMRHPVDSVAWDTINHKWPAFASDPRNLRLGLTTDGFNPFGDLSSRYSFWLVILVNYNLPPLKCMSKENLMLTLLIPGPKQPGNDIDVYLEPLVEDLKELWDIGVEAFDAFSKSMFNMKAILMWTINDFPAYGNLAGCVTKGKFGCPICGEDVCSMWLKYSRKFSYLGHRRFLAPDHPFREKKKWFNGKKERKGKPRALTGLEILNAVKVIENDWGEKKEDCLLRHNIDVMHVEKNVCENIIGTLLNVKKKSKDGVNARKDLMHLNIRKELHPQEKGENMYHLPAAPYTLSKKEMNVFCSRLKKIKLPDGYSSNIGNCVSLEEHKLIGLKSHDCHVLMQQLLSVALRSLLPKGPRSALFLLCAFYNELCQRVSDRNRLEQLEENIAETLCMLERYFPPAFFTISVHLTIHLAREARLCGPVQFRWMYPFERFMKTLKEYVKNRARPEGCIAECYLAEERMRFCSAYIKKAAGIGIRSNRNQDLDNGLVEGRPISQGKEKILEDHVLQAAHRYVLFNTAEVEPYLQMHIEELKQTNRRFLINETLLQKRHMETFAQWLSKHVFDNSSDRIQWLAHGPRKHVVSYMGYIINGYRFHKIDVERSTQDSGVSIEADTVCQSSANDYSHTVGRVLYYGVIRDIVLLDYYSFKVPVFRCDWANHETGIKMEDGFTLINLHQGLRTFEGDPFILASQAKQVFYSRDNDESNWYVLLKAPPRGMHNMNLLEEEAYTSFTPLDVSTLEINITEKEPYARNECEGIDVTDP; encoded by the exons ATGGATAAAGAATGGATTCATTTGCCTTCAAGACTTCTACCCGAGTATGAAGAAGGGGTTCAAAAATTTCTTGCACAAGCCAAGGACTACGCCAAAACACGTGATGTAATATTATGTCCTTGCATACGTTGTAAAAATAAGAAGTATATGACATTTGACAAAGTGTATGAGCACTTAATATTCAAGGGGTTCGATCCTTCTTACACGATTTGGTTCTTCCATGGTGAAACTGATACCTCACACTTTGAAGGTGAAGGTAGTTTAGAAGGAGTTCAAGAAGCGGATGATGAAAGTAGAGAGGCATTTCACTTATATAGGGATGCATTTGTCTCAGATGAAGAGGTTGGACACACTACGTCTGACGCAAGAGATTATGAGTTTACTGATTTATTAGAAGATGCAGAAACTCCTCTCTTCCCTGGATGTACGACTTATACAAAGTTGTCAGCATCTGTCACATTATACAATTACAAGTCTACCAATGGTCACACTGACAGTAGTTTCAATGAGCTCCTTAAGTTCTTAGGTGACATGCTTCCAGAAAAAACCACACTTCCACAAAGTGTTTACTCGATGAAAAAGTTGTTGAAACCATTTGATTTAGGATATGAGAAGATTCATGCTTGCCCAAACGATTGTTGTCTATTTAGAAAGGAGCTCAAAGAATTAGACTCATGTCCAAAGTGTGGTTCCTCAAGATGGAAGGTGGACAAAGTTACCTTAAAAGTTCGTAAAGGAGTTCCTGAAAAGGTGCTAAGGTATTTTTCTGTGATACCAAGATTTAAAAGGATGTTTAAATCAGAAGAAATGGCCGAAGATTTGATTTGGCACTCCAACCACAAAAGTCAAGATCATATGATGCGTCATCCAGTTGATTCAGTAGCTTGGGATACAATAAATCACAAGTGGCCTGCTTTTGCATCAGATCCTAGAAATCTTCGTCTTGGTCTTACAACAGATGGATTCAACCCTTTTGGTGACCTTAGTTCTAGATATAGTTTTTGGCTGGTTATCTTGGTCAATTACAATCTTCCTCCATTGAAGTGCATGTCGAAAGAAAATCTTATGTTAACTTTACTAATACCAGGTCCAAAGCAACCAGGAAATGATATAGATGTGTACTTGGAACCTCTTGTGGAAGATTTGAAGGAGTTGTGGGACATAGGTGTGGAGGCATTTGATGCATTTAGCAAGTCAATGTTCAATATGAAGGCTATCTTGATGTGGACAATCAATGATTTTCCAGCTTATGGAAACCTAGCTGGATGTGTCACAAAAGGAAAATTCGGTTGCCCAATATGTGGTGAAGACGTTTGTTCTATGTGGCTTAAGTACAGTAGAAAGTTTTCATACTTAGGCCACCGAAGATTTCTTGCTCCTGATCATCCATTTCGTGAGAAAAAGAAGTGGTTTAAtggaaaaaaagagagaaaaggaAAACCGAGGGCTTTGACTGGTTTAGAAATTCTCAATGCGGTAAAAGTCATTGAAAATGACTGGGGGGAAAAAAAAGA GGACTGCTTGCTACGTCATAACATAGATGTGATGCATGTTGAAAAGAATGTCTGCGAAAATATCATAGGCAcattgttaaacgtgaagaaaaaATCCAAAGATGGTGTGAATGCTCGCAAAGATTTGATGCACTTAAACATTAGAAAAGAATTACATCCTCAAGAGAAAGGGGAAAATATGTATCACTTGCCTGCTGCACCTTACACATTGTCTAAAAAAGAGATGAATGTATTTTGCTCTAGattgaagaaaataaagttaccCGATGGCTATAGCTCAAATATTGGTAACTGTGTTTCTTTAGAAGAGCATAAACTTATTGGGCTGAAATCTCATGATTGCCATGTTCTAATGCAACAATTGCTATCAGTAGCATTGAGAAGTCTTTTACCTAAAGGTCCACGTAGTGCTCTATTTCTATTGTGTGCATTTTACAATGAATTATGTCAAAGAGTGTCAGACAGGAACCGTTTAGAACAACTCGAGGAGAATATTGCTGAAACTCTATGCATGTTGGAAAGGTACTTTCCACCCGCTTTCTTCACTATCTCGGTTCATTTGACAATTCATTTAGCAAGAGAGGCTCGCTTGTGTGGGCCTGTTCAATTCCGTTGGATGTATCCATTTGAAAG aTTTATGAAAACACTTAAAGAGTATGTGAAGAACCGAGCAAGGCCAGAGGGTTGCATAGCTGAGTGTTACCTTGCAGAAGAACGAATGCGGTTTTGTAGTGCCTATATAAAAAAAGCGGCTGGTATTGGTATCCGTTCTAATCGGAATCAGGATTTGGACAATGGATTAGTGGAAGGTCGCCCAATTTCtcaaggaaaagaaaaaattttagaagACCATGTGTTGCAAGCTGCACATCGATATGTGTTGTTCAATACTGCTGAAGTTGAGCCTTACTTACA GATGCACATTGAGGAGCTGAAACAAACAAATCGTCGTTTCTTAATTAATGAAACATTATTACAGAAGCGACATATGGAAACATTTGCTCAATGGTTATCAAAACATGTTTTTGATAACTCATCAGACAGAATTCAATGGCTAGCACATGGTCCAAGAAAACATGTCGTATCTTATATGGGTTATATTATAAATGGATATCGATTCCACAAAATTGATGTTGAAAGGTCGACACAAGATAGTGGTGTTTCGATTGAAGCAGATACTGTTTGTCAGTCTAGTGCGAATGATTATTCACATACCGTTGGAAGAGTATTATACTATGGAGTTATACGAGATATTGTTTTACTAGACTACTATTCTTTCAAAGTTCCTGTTTTTAGGTGTGATTGGGCAAATCATGAAACTGGAATCAAAATGGAAGATGGTTTTACACTGATCAACTTACACCAAGGTCTAAGAACTTTTGAAGGCGATCCTTTCATTTTAGCATCACAAGCAAAACAAGTATTCTATTCTAGAGACAATGACGAATCAAACTGGTATGTGTTGCTGAAAGCGCCGCCTCGGGGTATGCATAACATGAATTTGCTTGAAGAGGAAGCCTATACATCATTCACACCTCTTGATGTGTCCACACTTGAGATTAACATCACTGAGAAAGAACCGTATGCGAGAAATGAGTGTGAGGGAATTGACGTGACTGATCCGTGA